In one window of Orcinus orca chromosome 17, mOrcOrc1.1, whole genome shotgun sequence DNA:
- the TGS1 gene encoding trimethylguanosine synthase, translating into MYCEKWSSVAEMCLFLEDLREDSCILCLCSRAFVEDRKLCNLGLKGYYVKDDGNSSGEQAAEEEEGGRSQGAAESCDSKDVGPDESELDSEAELMRSMGLPLQFGSVSAHKNFEASMNTRNKVKRKKKKKKHQKKYLDEIKRESWRRECEEGDILASDDPSSSENENTRRYELQTKKDIDGENLPAENTLPPKLEITELWEKYWKEYGGELLWQSWQEKHAGQTPCSEPWNVPNTKAEWEQHYSQLYWYYLEQFQYWEAQGWTFEASQSCDTDTCGSKTEVDNRKDENRTKADELSSASSSVGSESSSSGDKDHNEILDGLSNISLNSEEVEQSRSDPSVSCDGHQCEVNSRRECPASGQSEPCNGGTKESGLSGNRSTSQPAQDSQESSEANTVKDSPRLIGTDGDESGEDPPEQKPSKLKRSHELDIDENPDSDFDVDGSLLGFKHGSGQKYGGISNFSHRRVRYLHKNVKYKAKYLDMRRQIDMKHKHIFFTEEPGKTLLKKSKTLSKVEKFLKWVNEPMDDEASQEAVSHNNVQDTCTSSGSEEQEVSVGKGDDPPETSEPEPGKHRCVSPAGEVGTEKTDRDSTAAAVPDEGDCPAQAAPDRLQEEAEAENKKKKKKKKKSKNRKGIGLPPEITAVPELAKYWAQRYRLFSRFDDGIKLDREGWFSVTPEKIAEHIAGRVSQSFQCDTVVDAFCGVGGNTIQFALTGKRVIAVDIDPVKIDLARHNAEIYGVADKIEFICGDFLQLASHLKADIVFLSPPWGGPDYATAEIFDISTMMSPDGFEIFRLSQKITNNIIYFLPRNANIDQVASLAGPGGQVEIEQNFLNNRLKTITAYFGKLIRRSASES; encoded by the exons ATGTACTGCGAGAAGTGGAGCTCCGTGGCGGAGATGTGTCTCTTCCTTGAAGACCTGCGGGAGGACTCCTGCATCCTCTGCCTCTGCTCCAGGGCGTTTGTGGA AGATCGGAAATTGTGCAATTTGGGATTAAAAGGCTACTACGTTAAAGACGATGGCAACAGTTCAG GAGAGCAAGCTGCAGAAGAGGAAGAGGGCGGTCGTTCCCAGGGCGCTGCAGAGTCCTGTGACAGCAAAGACGTAGGCCCAGATGAAAGTGAACTTGATTCTGAGGCTGAACTCATGAGAAGCATGGGACTGCCACTTCAGTTTGGTAGTGTGTCTGCACATAAGAATTTTGAG GCATCTATGAATACTagaaacaaagttaaaagaaaaaagaaaaagaaaaagcatcagaAGAAGTACTTGGATGAAATTAAGAGAGAATCTTGGAGACGAGAATGTGAGGAAGGTGACATTTTGGCCTCAGATGATCCATCTTCATCTGAGAATGAGAACACCAGAAGGTATGAACTTCAAACCAAAAAAGACATTGACGGTGAGAATCTTCCTGCTGAAAATACATTACCTCCAAAGCTGGAAATTACAGAGCTCTGGGAGAAGTACTGGAAGGAATACGGGGGGGAACTGCTGTGGCAAAGCTGGCAAGAAAAGCATGCAGGTCAGACGCCGTGCTCAGAGCCCTGGAACGTCCCTAATACAAAGGCAGAATGGGAGCAGCATTATAGCCAGCTGTACTGGTATTATTTGGAACAGTTTCAGTATTGGGAAGCTCAGGGTTGGACTTTTGAAGCTTCACAAAGCTGTGATACAGATACTTGTGGGTCTAAAACAGAAGTTGACAACAGGAAAGACGAAAATCGCACGAAAGCAGATGAACTTTCTTCTGCATCTTCATCAGTGGGTAGCGAAAGCTCTAGTTCAGGTGATAAAGATCATAATGAAATTCTTGATGGACTTAGTAATATAAGCCTGAATTCAGAGGAAGTAGAACAGAGCCGATCAGATCCCTCTGTGAGTTGTGACGGACATCAGTGTGAAGTGAACAGCAGAAGAGAATGCCCTGCTTCGGGCCAAAGTGAACCATGTAATGGAGGAACCAAGGAAAGCGGCTTGTCTGGGAACAGAAGCACAAGCCAACCAGCTCAGG ATTCACAAGAGTCATCAGAAGCAAACACAGTCAAAGACAGCCCACGCCTCATCGGCACTGATGGAGATGAGAGTGGCGAAGATCCGCCTGAGCAGAAGCCAAGCAAACTCAAGCGGAG CCATGAACTGGACATCGATGAAAACCCAGATTCAGACTTTGATGTCGACGGTTCCCTTCTAGGATTCAAGCACGGCTCAGGACAAAA ATATGGTGGAATTTCAAATTTCAGTCACCGGAGGGTCAGGTATCTGCACAAGAATGTCAAGTACAAGGCAAAGTACTTGGACATGAGAAGACAAATCGATATGAAACACAAACACATCTTCTTCACTGAGGAGCCAGGAAAAACTCTTCTCAAGAAAAGCAAAACTCTGAGTAAG GTAGAAAAATTCCTAAAATGGGTTAATGAACCAATGGATGACGAAGCATCGCAGGAGGCAGTTTCTCATAACAATGTGCAAGATACGTGCACAAGCAGTGGCTCAGAGGAACAAGAAGTGTCTGTTGGAAAAGGGGATGACCCACCGGAGACGAGTGAGCCGGAACCCGGAAAGCATCGTTGCGTGTCTCCAGCTGGGGAAGTGGGAACAGAGAAAACTGACAGGGACAGCACAGCAGCAGCAGTGCCAGATGAGGGGGACTGCCCCGCCCAGGCTGCACCAGACCGTCTTCAGGAAGAAGCCGAAG ctgaaaataaaaagaagaagaagaagaagaagaaaagcaagaacaGAAAGGGGATTGGTCTGCCTCCTGAGATCACTGCTGTGCCCGAGCTGGCCAAGTACTGGGCCCAGAGATACAGGCTCTTCTCTCGCTTCGACGACGGGATTAAATTAGACAGAG AGGGCTGGTTTTCAGTTACACCCGAGAAGATCGCTGAGCACATTGCCGGCAGGGTCAGCCAGTCCTTCCAGTGTGACACCGTAGTCGACGCGTTTTGTGGAGTTGGAGGAAATACCATTCAGTTTGCCTTAACAGGAAAGAGAG TGATCGCCGTTGATATTGATCCTGTTAAGATCGATCTCGCTCGCCATAATGCAGAAATTTACGGGGTAGCGGACAAGATTGAGTTCATCTGTGGAGACTTCCTGCAGCTGGCTTCTCATTTAAAGGCTGACATCGTGTTTCTCAGCCCGCCTTGGGGAGGACCAGACTACGCCACCGCCGAGATCTTTGACATCAGCACCATGATGTCCCCTGATGG CTTTGAAATTTTCAGACTTTCCCAGAAGATCACgaataatatcatttattttcttccaagaaaTGCTAATATCGACCAG GTGGCGTCCTTGGCCGGGCCTGGAGGGCAAGTGGAAATAGAACAAAACTTTCTTAATAATAGATTGAAGACAATCACTGCTTATTTTGGGAAACTGATCCGCAGATCAGCCTCTGAATCATAA